One window from the genome of Rhodopirellula halodulae encodes:
- the ccsA gene encoding cytochrome c biogenesis protein — protein sequence MATVTNDSQTSSGDHNPLAEALSSLTPQRILAAAGSLKLTVTLFALSIILVLVGTLAQDEMNMQEVKQRYFLSWIAPLHIDDFFPQAFYRHAQPIPGILPFPGGAMIGALLMINLIAAKITRFRLQASGGRLAAGVGFLVAGFLVAGVIVFTGHSDDGLQGTPPSWLSYESLWAAVLGLTAIAAIATGIAASSVKLPTLRYLTYGTAALLGLVVLYCLITGNRIGDPGLRIVWQLAKGLGAGLIMLVGCQLAFGKQGGNVLLHLGVGLLMVGQFAFGDRQMEQRLSLVEGQSTNTFVNLDEVELQFIHTDDAIQNVVAVPASRLMRAAANESTIEDPALPFHIKVLEYFENAGIDEHNDASPATTGIGLEASAVERPKSGGADMAMNLPAAYVELIDPESEESLGVYMVSQSINDREMLVPDGTSKDMFDTVTLGDKDYEIGLRLHREVKPYWVQLEDVRRINYSNTETPRDYSSFIRIVDSETGEDRKERVWMNNPLRYRGETFYQSNYTALPGGKELTGIQVVRNSGWLIPYVACSITGLGMLVHFWGTLTRFISRRRRENERELAEFGKDEDADAKYAESVETSGPAPASRKNLPVVIYLAALAAIVTVVLAPSVAMRNKLKPADRATEFDLAALGQIPVQYGGRVMPLDAYARQTLKAMTNKDSLPLDAAPSEIKDRVETKKLSAVQWLMEVAVDAPALRYMPMFRIDAEEIRAELDLDRKESKLYSLDEIGQNVERFTQLVKEARAKESVDQDFKDKKLIELDMRTRQYTVAAAAMRLPVPEEIPASFFPEGTSEQTRQLFALRQLERQMDSLAQMPAPAVVPPPMKEATESVQQMDWTAFAPAFFNMAKQGIAPKNSDPGIRSFGEMIRGYNEEDPAAFNEAVDSHLAAVQAYKIQGYDHFAVSLEQWLGSANPTAIATGLYILAIILGLIYFAVDSPRLGMAVWGTVAIAFVIHTVVILARIYITGRAPVINLYSSAIFIGWAAVLFGLIIERIFRYGTGNMLAAVAGMMTLRVAYNLTLNVGQAETMGVLQAVLDTQFWLSTHVISVSLGYVATLVAGLLGIGYLISGWINASDRARRDLYRCVYGASCFGILFSFIGTVLGGLWADDSWGRFWGWDPKENGALLIVIWNALMLHARWDKMVAARGFSILAIGGNIITAWSWFGTNELGIGLHSYGFTEGMLRNLAIFFATQFAFIAAGLLIPARSPLSDES from the coding sequence ATGGCAACCGTCACCAACGATTCACAAACGTCCTCAGGCGATCACAACCCTCTCGCGGAAGCTTTGAGTTCGTTGACGCCACAGCGAATCTTAGCCGCCGCGGGATCGTTGAAGCTGACAGTGACCTTGTTCGCTCTTTCGATCATCTTGGTCTTGGTGGGAACACTTGCCCAAGACGAAATGAACATGCAGGAGGTTAAACAGCGATACTTCTTGTCGTGGATTGCCCCGCTGCACATCGACGACTTCTTCCCTCAGGCTTTCTACCGGCACGCCCAGCCGATCCCGGGAATCCTGCCGTTCCCTGGTGGCGCGATGATTGGTGCGCTGCTGATGATTAACCTGATTGCGGCCAAGATCACTCGCTTTCGGCTACAAGCCAGCGGCGGACGACTGGCCGCTGGCGTCGGGTTCTTGGTCGCCGGCTTCTTGGTTGCTGGAGTGATTGTTTTCACCGGACATAGTGACGATGGCTTGCAGGGCACGCCCCCATCGTGGCTTTCCTACGAAAGTCTGTGGGCTGCTGTTTTGGGCCTGACCGCCATCGCCGCAATCGCAACGGGGATCGCGGCATCGTCTGTGAAGCTTCCAACCTTACGGTATTTAACCTACGGAACCGCGGCACTGCTTGGCTTGGTTGTGCTGTATTGCTTGATCACAGGCAACCGGATCGGTGATCCAGGTCTTCGTATCGTTTGGCAACTGGCAAAGGGATTGGGCGCCGGCTTGATCATGCTCGTTGGATGCCAACTCGCCTTTGGCAAGCAAGGCGGCAACGTGCTGCTGCACCTCGGCGTTGGCTTGTTGATGGTCGGCCAATTCGCGTTTGGCGATCGCCAAATGGAACAACGACTGAGCTTGGTTGAGGGGCAATCCACCAACACCTTTGTCAACCTTGATGAAGTGGAATTGCAGTTCATCCACACAGACGACGCCATTCAAAATGTGGTTGCTGTGCCAGCTTCGCGTTTGATGCGAGCTGCTGCGAACGAATCGACGATCGAAGACCCAGCCTTGCCGTTCCACATCAAGGTTCTTGAATACTTTGAAAACGCGGGAATCGATGAACACAACGATGCCTCTCCCGCGACCACCGGGATTGGATTGGAAGCGTCCGCCGTAGAGCGTCCCAAATCGGGCGGCGCCGACATGGCCATGAATCTGCCCGCCGCTTACGTCGAGCTGATCGATCCGGAATCTGAAGAATCCCTCGGCGTCTACATGGTCAGCCAGTCGATCAATGATCGCGAAATGCTGGTTCCTGACGGGACAAGCAAAGACATGTTCGACACCGTCACTTTGGGAGACAAAGACTATGAAATTGGCTTGCGTCTGCACCGCGAAGTGAAACCTTACTGGGTTCAACTCGAAGACGTTCGTCGCATCAACTACAGCAACACCGAAACCCCACGCGACTATTCGTCATTCATTCGCATCGTCGATAGCGAAACTGGCGAGGACCGCAAAGAACGCGTGTGGATGAACAACCCATTGCGATATCGCGGCGAGACGTTCTACCAATCGAACTACACAGCTTTGCCGGGCGGCAAAGAACTGACCGGAATCCAAGTCGTACGCAATTCGGGATGGTTGATCCCGTACGTTGCTTGCAGCATCACCGGACTGGGCATGCTGGTTCACTTCTGGGGCACGTTGACTCGATTCATTTCACGACGACGACGAGAGAACGAACGCGAACTGGCTGAATTCGGCAAAGACGAAGATGCGGATGCCAAATACGCCGAAAGTGTCGAGACATCCGGGCCGGCCCCCGCGTCGCGAAAAAACTTGCCTGTGGTCATTTATCTGGCGGCATTGGCGGCGATCGTCACGGTTGTCCTGGCTCCCAGTGTGGCCATGCGAAACAAATTGAAACCTGCAGATCGTGCCACCGAATTCGACTTGGCCGCCCTCGGTCAAATCCCCGTGCAATACGGCGGGCGAGTGATGCCGTTGGACGCCTACGCGCGACAAACGTTGAAGGCGATGACCAACAAGGATTCGTTGCCGCTGGATGCCGCGCCCAGCGAAATCAAGGACCGTGTGGAAACCAAAAAACTCTCCGCAGTTCAGTGGCTGATGGAAGTCGCGGTGGACGCCCCCGCTCTGCGGTACATGCCGATGTTCCGAATCGATGCCGAAGAAATTCGCGCGGAACTCGACCTCGACCGAAAGGAAAGCAAGCTTTATTCGCTCGATGAAATCGGTCAAAACGTCGAGCGGTTCACTCAACTGGTCAAAGAAGCAAGAGCCAAAGAGTCAGTCGACCAAGACTTCAAAGATAAGAAGCTGATCGAACTCGACATGCGGACTCGTCAGTACACGGTAGCCGCCGCCGCGATGCGTTTGCCAGTCCCCGAGGAGATCCCCGCAAGCTTCTTCCCGGAAGGCACCAGCGAACAGACCCGACAACTCTTCGCCTTGCGTCAGCTCGAACGGCAAATGGACAGTCTGGCGCAGATGCCAGCTCCCGCCGTCGTTCCTCCGCCAATGAAGGAAGCGACCGAAAGTGTTCAACAGATGGATTGGACGGCGTTCGCTCCGGCGTTCTTCAACATGGCCAAACAAGGCATCGCTCCAAAGAACAGCGACCCGGGCATTCGCAGCTTTGGTGAAATGATCCGTGGTTACAACGAAGAGGATCCTGCGGCATTCAACGAAGCGGTTGATTCACACCTCGCCGCGGTCCAGGCCTACAAAATCCAAGGGTACGATCACTTTGCCGTTTCGCTGGAACAGTGGCTTGGATCGGCGAACCCAACGGCGATTGCGACGGGACTTTACATCCTGGCGATCATCCTCGGACTGATCTATTTCGCGGTGGACTCACCACGATTGGGGATGGCCGTTTGGGGAACAGTCGCCATCGCGTTTGTGATCCATACCGTTGTCATCTTGGCTCGAATCTACATCACCGGTCGTGCTCCGGTGATCAACCTTTACTCCTCAGCAATCTTCATTGGTTGGGCGGCCGTCCTGTTTGGTCTGATCATCGAACGGATCTTCCGTTATGGAACGGGCAACATGCTCGCCGCCGTCGCCGGGATGATGACGCTACGAGTCGCTTACAACCTGACGCTGAACGTGGGACAAGCCGAAACAATGGGCGTGCTGCAAGCAGTTCTGGACACTCAGTTCTGGCTCAGCACGCACGTGATCAGCGTTTCACTTGGATACGTAGCAACTCTCGTCGCGGGGTTGCTCGGAATCGGGTATTTGATTTCCGGTTGGATCAACGCCAGCGATCGAGCCCGCCGCGACTTGTATCGCTGTGTTTACGGAGCCTCGTGCTTTGGCATCCTCTTCAGTTTCATCGGCACGGTGCTCGGTGGACTTTGGGCGGACGATTCCTGGGGTCGCTTCTGGGGCTGGGATCCCAAGGAGAACGGCGCGTTGCTGATCGTGATCTGGAACGCACTGATGCTTCACGCACGCTGGGACAAAATGGTTGCCGCACGTGGATTCTCTATCCTGGCGATCGGTGGCAACATTATTACGGCTTGGAGCTGGTTCGGCACCAACGAACTTGGCATTGGCCTGCACAGCTACGGCTTCACCGAAGGCATGCTACGCAACCTGGCGATCTTCTTCGCCACCCAGTTCGCCTTCATCGCCGCCGGTTTGCTCATTCCTGCCCGCAGTCCGCTCTCCGACGAATCGTAA
- a CDS encoding FdhF/YdeP family oxidoreductase — protein sequence MKVGSGGGFRAIWYTFKKGRESGSVWKLYKAMRTRNSCKTCAVGMGGQKGGMVNESGSFPEVCKKSLQAMVADMQPGIQPPFWKKTSIAELAAMTPRELEHLGRLIHPLRYRQGESHYETITWEEAFQTIAAKFASLRPEETFWYFSGRSSNEAGFLLQLLARVYGTNNVNNCSFYCHQASGVGLQSSLGTGTATIQLEDLEKSDCVFLIGGNPASNHPRLMTSLMHVRRRGGKVIVINPVEETGLVTFRIPSDPISLLKGTKVATHYYKPHIGGDLALLWGIAKALKASNDINLDFLQGHCNGHEEYLAKLETLSWDELELKSGVPRSDMEAIAALYAKSERAVFSWTMGITHHAHGVDNVQAIANLAMCRGMVGRPGSGLMPIRGHSNVQGIGSVGVTPKLKQQIFDALQNEFGVELPTTEGLDTLACMEGAASGEIKAGFCLGGNLFGSNPDATFAGEALSNLDLNVMMNTTMNTGHAHGLAKETIILPVLARDEEPEPTTQESMFNFVRLSDGGPRRLPGPRSEVEIIATLGSRLRPDAKGIDWDAMHHTSTIRDWIGKVVPGYEKISSIDKTKEEFQIDGRTFYEPQFGTPDGRGILHCHSIPELKGTGEQELRLMTVRSEGQFNTVVYEEEDLYRNQDRRDIILMHPDDLQRLGLKHDQRVTVANDIGSMNNILARGYEKIRPGNALMYYPESNVLVARYADPQSKTPAFKGVVVKVTPQ from the coding sequence ATGAAAGTTGGCAGCGGCGGCGGCTTCCGAGCCATTTGGTACACGTTCAAGAAAGGACGTGAATCCGGGAGCGTTTGGAAGCTTTACAAAGCCATGCGAACTCGCAACTCATGCAAGACCTGTGCGGTCGGCATGGGTGGCCAGAAAGGCGGGATGGTCAACGAATCTGGATCCTTCCCAGAAGTCTGCAAAAAAAGTTTGCAGGCGATGGTGGCTGACATGCAACCGGGGATCCAGCCACCGTTTTGGAAGAAAACGTCCATTGCCGAACTCGCTGCGATGACGCCGCGAGAGCTGGAACACTTGGGACGTTTGATTCACCCGTTGCGGTACCGCCAAGGCGAGTCGCATTACGAAACCATCACTTGGGAAGAAGCCTTCCAAACCATCGCGGCAAAGTTCGCTTCGCTTCGCCCGGAAGAAACATTTTGGTATTTCAGCGGACGCAGCAGCAACGAAGCCGGTTTCTTGTTGCAATTGCTGGCACGGGTTTACGGCACCAACAACGTCAACAACTGCAGCTTCTACTGCCACCAAGCCAGCGGCGTGGGGTTGCAATCCAGTCTGGGAACCGGCACCGCCACGATCCAACTCGAAGACCTCGAGAAATCGGATTGCGTGTTCCTGATTGGCGGCAACCCGGCCAGCAACCACCCACGACTGATGACCAGTTTGATGCACGTTCGCCGACGTGGCGGAAAGGTCATTGTCATCAACCCGGTCGAAGAAACCGGCTTGGTCACCTTCCGAATTCCCAGCGACCCGATATCGCTTCTCAAAGGAACCAAGGTCGCAACGCACTATTACAAACCGCACATCGGCGGTGACCTGGCGTTGCTCTGGGGAATTGCCAAAGCTCTGAAAGCCAGCAATGACATCAACTTGGATTTCTTGCAAGGTCACTGCAACGGCCATGAAGAGTACCTCGCCAAGCTTGAGACGTTGAGCTGGGATGAACTCGAACTGAAGTCCGGCGTTCCGCGATCGGACATGGAAGCGATCGCCGCGTTGTACGCTAAGAGTGAACGCGCGGTCTTTTCTTGGACAATGGGAATTACCCATCATGCTCATGGCGTCGACAACGTCCAAGCGATTGCCAACCTGGCGATGTGCCGTGGCATGGTCGGACGTCCCGGTAGCGGGTTGATGCCCATTCGCGGCCATAGCAACGTGCAGGGAATCGGCAGCGTCGGCGTCACGCCCAAACTCAAACAGCAAATTTTTGATGCACTGCAAAACGAGTTTGGTGTGGAGCTTCCAACCACCGAGGGTTTGGACACGTTGGCTTGCATGGAAGGTGCCGCGTCAGGCGAGATCAAAGCAGGATTCTGCTTGGGTGGAAATCTCTTCGGTTCCAACCCCGATGCGACCTTCGCCGGAGAGGCCCTTTCAAACCTCGATCTCAACGTGATGATGAACACCACGATGAACACGGGGCACGCACACGGTCTCGCCAAAGAAACGATTATCCTGCCGGTGCTGGCACGCGACGAGGAACCGGAACCGACCACGCAAGAATCCATGTTCAACTTCGTGCGTCTCAGCGACGGAGGCCCACGACGATTGCCCGGTCCTCGCAGCGAGGTTGAAATCATCGCAACCCTCGGATCGCGATTGCGACCCGATGCCAAGGGGATCGACTGGGATGCCATGCATCACACATCCACCATTCGCGATTGGATCGGAAAGGTGGTTCCGGGTTACGAGAAGATTTCCTCGATCGACAAAACCAAGGAAGAATTCCAAATCGACGGTCGCACGTTCTACGAGCCTCAATTCGGAACGCCGGATGGCCGTGGCATTTTGCACTGCCACTCGATCCCTGAGCTGAAAGGCACGGGCGAACAGGAACTGCGTTTGATGACGGTCCGCAGCGAAGGCCAATTCAACACGGTCGTCTACGAAGAGGAAGACCTGTATCGAAACCAGGACCGCCGAGACATCATCCTGATGCACCCGGACGACCTCCAGCGTCTAGGTCTGAAGCACGATCAGCGAGTGACCGTCGCCAACGACATAGGGTCGATGAACAACATCCTGGCTCGCGGGTACGAAAAGATCCGTCCAGGCAACGCCTTGATGTACTACCCTGAATCCAACGTGTTGGTGGCTCGGTATGCTGACCCGCAGAGCAAGACCCCAGCGTTCAAAGGCGTCGTGGTGAAGGTCACACCGCAGTAG